A stretch of Longibacter salinarum DNA encodes these proteins:
- a CDS encoding response regulator, protein MITKVFFVEDHAAMRLLVKQVLSSCDDINVPWVAESGRSAMQMLPDADPDVIVLDASLPDVGRKQLLRHFRSERPDVPVLICSGHTDQRIVDEMIEAGAAGYVVKGTTKEIRDAVRAVANGSSYVSPMLS, encoded by the coding sequence ATGATAACCAAGGTATTTTTCGTAGAAGACCATGCGGCGATGCGTCTTCTTGTCAAACAGGTTTTGTCGTCGTGTGACGACATCAACGTCCCCTGGGTTGCCGAGAGTGGCCGTTCCGCCATGCAAATGCTCCCCGATGCCGACCCGGACGTGATTGTTCTCGACGCCTCGCTGCCGGACGTGGGACGAAAACAGCTCCTTCGGCACTTTCGAAGCGAACGGCCAGACGTGCCTGTACTCATCTGTTCAGGTCACACGGACCAGCGCATTGTCGATGAAATGATTGAGGCAGGCGCCGCAGGGTACGTCGTCAAAGGTACGACGAAGGAGATTCGAGATGCGGTTCGGGCTGTCGCAAACGGTTCATCATACGTCTCGCCCATGCTGTCGTAA
- a CDS encoding calcium/sodium antiporter: MLFPLLSVGAGLVFLAGGADVLVRGATSVARRVGITPLVIGLTVVAMATSLPELLVSLDAAFRGSPGVALGNVVGSNIANIGLILGGAALLGPIGVQAQIIRIDGPILVGCSALMLAIGADGTLSRFDGALLVIGLVTYIVYSIRKSREEPRADLLQKEFEGGLAKQHALWLDLLYLGGGLAALLFGADRLVEGAIEIAGTLGVSDSVVGLTVVAIGTSLPELATSVTAAYRGEGDIAIGNAVGSSIFNLLGILGLTVLVHPLDTSGFRALDGLVMAGFAIALLPLLRSGFSLSRREGAALVTVYVVYLVSVAVM; encoded by the coding sequence ATGCTCTTTCCGCTTTTGTCTGTCGGCGCGGGCCTCGTGTTTCTCGCCGGCGGTGCGGACGTACTTGTTCGTGGTGCAACTTCAGTTGCGCGTCGTGTCGGGATCACGCCTCTCGTGATTGGCCTGACGGTGGTCGCGATGGCGACAAGTCTACCGGAGCTGCTTGTGAGTCTGGATGCGGCGTTTCGCGGAAGTCCGGGCGTTGCCCTGGGAAACGTGGTGGGCTCAAATATCGCGAACATCGGCTTAATCCTGGGGGGCGCGGCGCTCCTCGGCCCGATCGGCGTGCAGGCTCAGATCATCCGAATCGACGGGCCGATCTTGGTCGGTTGCTCGGCTTTGATGTTGGCGATCGGCGCCGATGGTACGTTATCTCGGTTCGATGGCGCCCTCCTCGTGATCGGTCTTGTGACGTACATCGTCTACAGCATCCGAAAGTCTCGAGAGGAACCGCGGGCCGACCTTTTGCAGAAAGAGTTCGAAGGCGGACTTGCGAAGCAGCACGCACTGTGGCTTGATCTTCTTTACCTGGGAGGTGGCCTTGCTGCACTTCTGTTCGGGGCCGACCGCCTCGTCGAAGGGGCGATTGAGATCGCCGGAACGCTAGGCGTGTCTGACTCTGTCGTCGGTTTGACCGTTGTGGCGATTGGCACCAGCCTTCCAGAGCTTGCGACGTCGGTTACAGCGGCCTATCGCGGAGAGGGCGATATTGCGATCGGTAATGCCGTCGGTTCGAGCATCTTCAATCTACTCGGAATCCTCGGGCTCACGGTGCTTGTTCATCCCCTCGATACATCGGGCTTCCGGGCTCTCGACGGGCTGGTCATGGCGGGATTTGCGATCGCCCTGCTGCCACTCTTGCGAAGCGGATTTTCTCTGAGTCGACGCGAAGGGGCCGCGCTCGTGACGGTCTATGTGGTATATCTCGTTTCCGTGGCCGTCATGTAG
- a CDS encoding YeeE/YedE family protein, with product MDLFATAWPWYVAGPIIGLMVPTLLLLTGKAFGISSSLKHTCAATLPTKAEYFQYDWRASGLWNLVFVAGILVGGVIAVQVLGGGGPTGISDATQTDLRALGLVDFSGLVPPELFSWSSLTTPAGFVAIVIGGFLVGFGARYAGGCTSGHAIMGLASLQLPSLIAVIGFFIGGLTTTYFLLPLIL from the coding sequence ATGGATCTCTTTGCGACCGCCTGGCCGTGGTATGTGGCTGGCCCTATCATCGGGTTAATGGTACCCACGCTACTCCTGCTGACCGGGAAAGCGTTTGGGATTTCGTCGAGCCTCAAGCATACGTGTGCTGCGACGCTCCCGACGAAAGCCGAGTATTTTCAGTATGACTGGCGCGCCAGCGGCCTATGGAATCTCGTCTTCGTCGCGGGAATCCTGGTTGGCGGCGTAATCGCCGTGCAGGTTCTTGGAGGCGGAGGCCCGACGGGCATTTCAGACGCGACGCAGACGGATTTGCGCGCGCTCGGACTGGTCGATTTCTCAGGACTCGTCCCGCCAGAGCTGTTTAGCTGGAGTTCGCTGACGACCCCCGCAGGGTTCGTTGCTATCGTCATCGGCGGATTTCTCGTCGGATTTGGGGCCCGGTATGCCGGTGGATGTACATCTGGGCATGCCATTATGGGACTGGCTTCCCTCCAGTTGCCCTCGCTCATCGCCGTCATCGGCTTCTTTATTGGTGGACTGACGACGACGTACTTCCTGCTCCCGCTAATTCTGTAG
- a CDS encoding DUF6691 family protein, with amino-acid sequence MSTSTQTQSTQAPSLRTGDVAIYFAMGIVFGIVLIFSEVVSWFRIQEMFRFQSFHMYGIIGSAVAVAAVSIQVLKRTNARTIRGETITISDKPWNKGTNQLLGGIVFGLGWGLLGACPGPIYALIGAGITPLIVGLFAALLGALTYGHLKPKLPH; translated from the coding sequence ATGTCTACTTCTACACAGACGCAGTCGACCCAGGCCCCGTCCCTCCGAACGGGCGACGTAGCGATCTACTTCGCTATGGGTATCGTTTTTGGCATCGTGCTCATCTTTAGCGAGGTCGTCTCCTGGTTCCGGATCCAGGAAATGTTTCGGTTCCAGTCCTTCCACATGTACGGCATCATTGGTAGCGCTGTGGCCGTGGCAGCCGTGAGCATTCAGGTCCTCAAACGGACAAACGCTCGCACGATCCGAGGCGAGACAATCACAATCAGCGATAAGCCCTGGAATAAGGGGACAAACCAGTTGCTCGGTGGAATCGTGTTCGGCCTCGGCTGGGGGCTCCTTGGCGCCTGCCCCGGACCGATCTACGCTCTCATCGGTGCGGGTATCACTCCGCTCATCGTCGGGCTGTTCGCTGCTCTGCTCGGTGCGCTGACGTACGGCCACCTGAAACCGAAGCTGCCTCACTAG
- a CDS encoding MBL fold metallo-hydrolase, translating to MLFRQIFDEKLAQYAYLIGCQQTGEAIIIDPERDIDQYLDLAEEEGVEIVAVTETHIHADFLSGAREFAERLNTKLYLSDEGDENWKYEWVKQDREAGGSYDYELLYDGDVITIGNIEIQAVHTPGHTPEHMSFLVTDKGGGATQSMGIVTGDFVFVGDLGRPDLLESAAKVEGAMDPSARTLYDSVQRFMELPDFLQVWPAHGAGSACGKALGAVPQSTIGYEKQFNPMIDAAKRDKDTFVDAILEGQPEPQIYFARMKRDNKMGAPVLGKLPSPKHITARELKEVAEDDDALIIDTRLDRSAFMKRHIPGALYAPMNKTFNTVVGSLVEDETQPITLIVDEEDVEEAVRDLVRIGYDNVVNFASTETLERYFDEDGPVATIDEIDFDAVDELRKQDDVAVLDVRYRSEFDSAHVDGALNASYTRMPEYVTDLPEDKTFLVHCASGARAAAASAFLQSAGRNVKYVNDVFADYNARKQAVTA from the coding sequence ATGCTATTCCGCCAGATTTTCGACGAGAAACTCGCCCAGTACGCCTACCTGATCGGGTGTCAGCAGACGGGAGAAGCCATCATCATCGACCCGGAGCGAGACATCGATCAGTACCTCGACCTCGCGGAAGAGGAAGGTGTTGAGATTGTTGCTGTCACGGAAACGCACATCCACGCCGACTTCCTGTCCGGAGCACGCGAATTCGCGGAGCGGCTCAATACAAAGCTGTATCTCTCGGATGAGGGTGACGAAAACTGGAAGTACGAGTGGGTCAAGCAAGACCGCGAAGCCGGCGGCTCGTATGACTACGAGCTTCTGTACGACGGTGACGTCATTACCATCGGCAATATCGAAATCCAGGCCGTCCACACGCCCGGCCACACGCCGGAGCACATGTCCTTCCTGGTAACGGACAAAGGTGGGGGCGCAACGCAATCCATGGGAATCGTCACCGGAGACTTCGTCTTCGTTGGTGATCTCGGGCGTCCGGACCTGCTCGAGTCCGCTGCGAAAGTTGAGGGCGCGATGGACCCGTCGGCTCGAACCCTGTACGACTCCGTGCAACGCTTCATGGAGCTGCCGGACTTTCTTCAAGTCTGGCCCGCGCACGGTGCCGGCTCGGCCTGCGGTAAAGCCCTCGGGGCCGTGCCACAGTCGACCATCGGATATGAGAAGCAGTTCAACCCGATGATCGATGCCGCGAAGCGAGATAAGGACACGTTCGTCGACGCGATTCTCGAAGGCCAGCCGGAGCCGCAGATTTACTTCGCCCGGATGAAGCGCGACAACAAGATGGGCGCACCGGTTCTCGGCAAGCTTCCGTCGCCGAAGCACATTACGGCGCGCGAGCTCAAGGAGGTCGCCGAAGATGACGACGCACTCATCATCGACACGCGCCTCGATCGCTCGGCCTTCATGAAGCGTCACATCCCGGGAGCGCTCTATGCGCCGATGAACAAAACGTTCAACACGGTCGTCGGCTCGTTGGTGGAAGACGAAACCCAGCCGATCACGCTGATCGTGGACGAGGAAGACGTAGAGGAGGCCGTTCGAGACCTCGTCCGCATTGGCTACGACAACGTCGTTAACTTTGCCAGCACGGAAACACTGGAGCGCTACTTCGACGAAGACGGGCCGGTCGCTACGATCGATGAGATCGACTTCGACGCGGTCGACGAACTCCGCAAGCAGGACGACGTGGCGGTTCTGGACGTGCGCTATCGTTCAGAATTCGACTCCGCCCACGTGGACGGTGCGCTGAATGCGTCATACACGCGGATGCCGGAGTACGTGACGGACCTTCCGGAAGACAAGACGTTCCTCGTGCACTGTGCCAGCGGCGCGCGAGCGGCTGCAGCAAGTGCGTTCCTGCAGTCTGCCGGGCGCAACGTTAAGTACGTGAACGACGTGTTCGCAGACTACAATGCCCGGAAGCAGGCTGTCACGGCCTAA
- a CDS encoding sulfite exporter TauE/SafE family protein, producing the protein MYAAWFGALLVGLVLGLLGSGGSILTVPVLVYLVGVPDKLAIAESLGIVTLISLVGAIPFAYRKKVSWRNVGLFGVPGMVGAYGGAYLSKFIPGSVQLAIFALVMLLAAVMMFRRPGVGSRDDSSPRLYWKIMLDGLVVGVLTGLVGVGGGFLIVPALVLLGGLPMHLAIGTSLMIIALKSISGFVKYIDVMHEAGFSIHWDLVLIFGAIGIVGSFIGGKIGSYVPQARLKRGFAIFLVLIGVVILWQNAAKLFG; encoded by the coding sequence GTGTACGCAGCCTGGTTCGGCGCTCTTCTCGTCGGTCTCGTACTGGGACTCCTCGGCTCCGGCGGATCCATTCTCACCGTCCCGGTGCTTGTTTACCTCGTCGGTGTCCCCGACAAGCTTGCTATTGCCGAATCGTTGGGGATCGTCACGCTGATTAGCCTCGTCGGTGCGATTCCGTTTGCCTACCGGAAAAAGGTGAGCTGGCGTAACGTTGGCCTATTCGGTGTGCCCGGCATGGTGGGCGCATACGGCGGCGCGTACCTCTCCAAATTCATTCCCGGTTCCGTTCAGCTTGCCATTTTCGCACTCGTCATGCTTCTGGCCGCGGTGATGATGTTTCGGCGCCCGGGCGTCGGGTCGCGTGACGATAGTTCTCCCCGGCTCTACTGGAAGATTATGCTCGACGGCCTCGTGGTCGGCGTCTTGACCGGACTTGTCGGTGTCGGCGGTGGGTTTCTCATCGTCCCTGCCCTTGTGCTGCTAGGCGGTCTGCCTATGCATCTCGCCATCGGCACCAGTCTCATGATCATCGCGCTGAAAAGCATCAGCGGATTCGTAAAGTACATTGATGTCATGCATGAGGCCGGCTTCTCGATACATTGGGACCTTGTCCTGATCTTCGGTGCGATCGGCATCGTCGGAAGCTTCATCGGAGGGAAGATCGGCTCATACGTGCCGCAGGCTCGACTCAAGCGTGGTTTCGCAATCTTCCTCGTCCTGATCGGGGTCGTCATCCTCTGGCAGAATGCAGCCAAGCTGTTCGGCTGA
- a CDS encoding SulP family inorganic anion transporter yields MPRLASLFPIADQLSSYSRDALRGDLSAGLTVGVMLIPQGMAYALIAGMPPIYGLYASLVPLVVYALFGTSRQLAVGPVAMVSLLVAAAVGPLANGDVNAYIGFALLLSLMVGVLQFGLGITRFGFLVNFLSHPVLSGFTSAAALIIGLSQLKHLLGVDIERSHYIHEILIAAGQQIGDVHVITLVIGVGSILLLVALRRWLPMIPGALAAVALSTGAVWAFGLADAGVNIVASVPSGLPSPSLPPLDFAAAESLIPSALAIGLVGFMESIAVAKVYASRHRYEVDANRELVGLGLANIAGAFFSAYPTTGGFSRTAVNDQAGAKTNLAAIVSAAIIALTLLFLTPLFYYLPKAVLAAIVMVAVFGLIDWEEAAFLWRVDRKDFALMILTFFATLSLGIEAGILAGVIVSLIVVIYQSSKPHTAMMGRLPGTETYRNLKRNPNALTDSSVVIVRMDAGLYFANVNAFKDLVAKIGVEDEALEALVIDMYPVNTLDSTGVHTLGEVVGMLRRQDVDVYFSGVKGPVMDVLKRAGLANTIGHEYFFHEVHQAVEAAEEKSSTSFGELNTSSREPAEA; encoded by the coding sequence ATGCCTCGCCTCGCCTCCCTCTTCCCCATCGCTGACCAGCTCAGCTCGTACAGCCGTGACGCGCTACGTGGCGATCTCTCGGCGGGCCTCACTGTTGGCGTCATGCTGATTCCGCAGGGAATGGCCTACGCCTTGATCGCGGGGATGCCTCCGATCTACGGCCTGTACGCATCGCTTGTCCCGCTCGTCGTCTACGCGCTGTTCGGCACGTCTCGCCAGCTTGCGGTCGGCCCGGTCGCGATGGTGTCGCTGCTCGTTGCTGCCGCCGTGGGCCCGCTCGCGAATGGAGACGTGAATGCATACATCGGATTCGCCCTCCTCCTCTCCCTGATGGTCGGCGTCCTTCAATTTGGGCTCGGGATTACGCGCTTCGGGTTTCTCGTCAACTTTCTTTCGCACCCCGTCCTCAGCGGGTTTACCTCCGCGGCTGCGCTGATCATCGGACTCAGCCAGCTGAAGCACCTGCTCGGCGTCGATATCGAGCGATCGCACTACATCCACGAGATTTTGATTGCGGCCGGCCAACAGATCGGCGACGTGCACGTGATCACGCTCGTGATTGGCGTCGGAAGCATCCTTCTGCTTGTCGCACTCCGACGATGGCTACCGATGATTCCGGGTGCCCTGGCGGCCGTTGCTCTCTCGACCGGGGCAGTCTGGGCGTTCGGCCTCGCCGATGCCGGAGTAAACATCGTGGCGTCGGTCCCAAGCGGTCTGCCGTCCCCATCCCTCCCGCCCCTCGACTTCGCAGCGGCCGAATCCCTGATCCCGTCCGCCCTTGCCATCGGACTTGTCGGCTTCATGGAGTCGATCGCGGTCGCGAAAGTCTACGCATCACGCCACCGATACGAGGTCGACGCAAACCGCGAACTGGTCGGGCTCGGGCTCGCGAACATAGCCGGTGCGTTCTTCAGCGCGTACCCCACGACGGGAGGCTTTTCGCGAACCGCCGTCAACGACCAGGCGGGCGCGAAGACGAATCTCGCCGCCATTGTCAGCGCGGCCATTATCGCACTCACGCTCCTGTTTCTGACGCCACTATTTTACTACCTCCCCAAAGCGGTGCTTGCGGCGATCGTGATGGTCGCCGTCTTTGGGCTCATTGACTGGGAAGAAGCCGCATTTCTCTGGCGCGTGGACCGAAAGGACTTCGCGCTCATGATTCTGACATTCTTTGCCACGCTGTCCCTGGGGATCGAGGCGGGAATCCTCGCGGGCGTCATCGTCTCTCTGATTGTCGTGATCTACCAGAGCTCGAAGCCGCATACAGCGATGATGGGACGCCTTCCCGGCACGGAGACCTATCGCAACCTGAAGCGGAACCCGAACGCACTCACAGACTCCTCCGTCGTGATCGTCCGTATGGATGCCGGACTCTACTTCGCGAATGTGAACGCGTTCAAAGATCTCGTGGCGAAAATCGGTGTGGAGGATGAGGCGCTAGAAGCACTCGTGATCGACATGTATCCCGTCAACACGCTGGACTCGACCGGCGTCCACACGTTGGGTGAAGTCGTGGGAATGCTCCGACGGCAAGACGTAGACGTTTATTTCTCCGGCGTGAAAGGGCCCGTCATGGACGTACTGAAACGAGCGGGACTTGCCAATACCATCGGACACGAATACTTCTTCCACGAAGTCCACCAGGCCGTCGAGGCTGCGGAGGAGAAATCATCGACCTCGTTCGGTGAACTCAACACGTCGTCCCGTGAACCGGCAGAGGCCTAA
- a CDS encoding porin yields the protein MLMLLPASVLRRCLLIGLLVLLSPIISQAQSDAKEPDSSAAVPRGPVFAVEGATIRLGALYQVDATAQDTDNPSGFDIRAARLRMAAKSHGVEAFLQTDFTKTTPLYDVRVRYTPIKQIRLTAGLFKSPFSRSHLWSRSGIPLVERPVAVDAIAPRRQVGFELQARDASERVSLRAGIFNGTGRTPRSNDDNNFLYVGRLKLKQDVARATFSLGANAAYSIDSDVNLGALSSSFSGTRAVFGADASITSGLWLFAIEGLAANVSPDGGLDRRATGGYVVAGAPLFSSSLQIVARYQRFYADIAGESDQEWIEAGLNYRPAAAVRFQLTGGVPYDKSPSPDDGPRATLRFQFALN from the coding sequence ATGCTGATGCTACTGCCCGCATCCGTGCTCCGCCGCTGTCTCTTGATCGGTCTTCTCGTTCTGCTCTCACCCATCATAAGCCAGGCACAGTCCGACGCGAAGGAGCCGGATTCCTCCGCGGCCGTGCCGCGAGGGCCCGTCTTTGCTGTAGAGGGAGCGACGATTCGGCTTGGAGCTCTGTATCAGGTGGACGCCACAGCACAGGACACCGACAACCCATCGGGCTTCGACATCCGGGCCGCGCGGTTACGGATGGCGGCAAAAAGCCACGGCGTCGAGGCGTTCTTGCAAACGGATTTTACAAAAACAACGCCGCTGTACGACGTTCGTGTCCGGTACACGCCCATCAAGCAAATCCGTCTAACCGCTGGGCTTTTCAAGTCTCCATTCTCTCGGTCTCATCTATGGTCTCGCTCCGGCATCCCCCTGGTTGAGCGTCCGGTCGCTGTCGATGCGATTGCACCTCGCAGGCAGGTCGGCTTCGAGTTGCAGGCTCGCGATGCCTCCGAACGCGTGTCTCTCCGTGCCGGCATATTCAACGGGACGGGCCGTACCCCGCGGAGCAATGACGACAACAATTTTCTTTACGTCGGTCGCCTAAAGCTGAAGCAGGACGTGGCCCGCGCCACCTTCTCTCTTGGGGCGAATGCAGCTTACAGCATTGACAGTGACGTGAATCTTGGAGCATTGAGCTCCTCCTTCTCCGGCACACGTGCTGTCTTCGGTGCCGATGCGTCGATCACGAGCGGACTCTGGCTCTTCGCCATCGAAGGCCTCGCAGCAAACGTGTCGCCGGATGGTGGCCTCGACCGAAGGGCAACGGGTGGCTACGTCGTTGCGGGAGCCCCACTCTTTTCTTCCTCGCTACAGATCGTCGCACGCTATCAGCGATTCTATGCAGATATCGCTGGAGAATCTGACCAGGAATGGATCGAAGCGGGCCTCAATTACCGGCCGGCTGCTGCCGTACGATTCCAACTCACGGGAGGCGTACCGTACGACAAATCTCCCAGCCCCGATGATGGACCGCGCGCTACACTGAGATTTCAGTTTGCGCTAAATTAG
- a CDS encoding ZIP family metal transporter encodes MDATVWTVLLYASITAVATGLGALPLYFLRDVPTRWVGLGNAAAAGLMLAASFNLIFEGVSYGMPRTMLGVVTGLIGIVVSRRFFPEKETSHVGELAGAGALKAILIVGIMTVHSFAEGIGVGVSFGQTSEFGAFISLAIAVHNIPEGVAISLVLVPRGEPIWRAGLWSIFSSLPQPLMAVPAFLFVAWFRPVLPVGLGIAAGAMIWMVFSELVPEALEEASPNYIAVTVTLAIAAMMAFQVFIG; translated from the coding sequence ATGGATGCGACCGTCTGGACGGTCCTGCTTTATGCTTCGATCACGGCCGTAGCGACGGGGCTCGGTGCCTTGCCGCTATATTTTCTTCGAGATGTCCCGACTCGCTGGGTAGGGCTCGGGAACGCCGCTGCCGCGGGTTTAATGTTGGCCGCGAGCTTCAATTTGATTTTCGAAGGTGTGAGTTATGGTATGCCACGCACGATGCTCGGTGTGGTAACCGGATTGATTGGGATCGTTGTTAGCCGCCGGTTTTTTCCGGAAAAAGAGACTTCGCATGTTGGCGAGCTCGCGGGTGCTGGAGCCCTGAAGGCGATTCTTATCGTCGGCATCATGACAGTCCATTCCTTTGCGGAAGGGATCGGAGTAGGGGTCTCTTTTGGCCAAACGTCTGAATTCGGTGCGTTCATCAGTCTCGCGATTGCCGTTCACAACATCCCGGAGGGCGTAGCGATTTCGCTCGTCTTGGTACCCCGCGGCGAACCGATCTGGCGAGCGGGCCTGTGGAGTATCTTCTCGAGTCTCCCTCAGCCGCTGATGGCTGTCCCGGCCTTTCTCTTTGTCGCATGGTTTCGCCCGGTGCTTCCTGTGGGGCTTGGGATTGCGGCCGGAGCGATGATCTGGATGGTCTTCTCGGAGCTCGTGCCCGAGGCACTCGAAGAGGCCAGTCCGAATTATATCGCCGTCACCGTCACGCTTGCTATTGCCGCGATGATGGCATTCCAGGTGTTCATCGGGTAA
- a CDS encoding rhodanese-like domain-containing protein encodes MRAWLLSVLSLTLLYTGCSEETKWSAVDRLIETRFSDVSEITTDSLAERLAASDSIVLLDARTLEEYEVSHIPGARRIDPSTTDFSEFDSMGRDAPIVVYCSVGYRSARVADRLQDAGFRNVSNVRGSIFRWVNEGRRVVRGDSTVREVHPYDDTWGDLLNPSLHAYEPGASIKK; translated from the coding sequence ATGCGCGCTTGGCTTCTGTCCGTTCTGTCCCTGACGCTTCTCTACACCGGCTGCAGTGAAGAGACGAAGTGGAGCGCTGTCGACCGGCTGATCGAGACTCGATTTAGCGACGTGTCCGAGATTACGACCGACTCTCTCGCTGAGCGCCTCGCTGCCTCCGACTCTATCGTGCTCCTTGATGCCCGAACACTAGAAGAGTACGAAGTCAGTCATATCCCCGGAGCCCGCCGCATCGATCCGTCGACGACCGATTTTTCTGAGTTTGATTCGATGGGCCGTGATGCTCCCATCGTCGTGTACTGCTCCGTTGGCTACCGATCCGCGCGCGTGGCTGACCGCCTTCAAGATGCTGGATTTCGGAATGTCAGCAACGTGCGTGGCTCGATCTTTCGGTGGGTGAATGAAGGGAGGCGTGTGGTACGCGGCGATTCAACGGTGCGAGAGGTTCATCCGTACGACGATACGTGGGGAGACCTTCTAAATCCGTCGCTGCACGCGTACGAGCCGGGGGCGTCCATCAAAAAGTAG
- a CDS encoding GntR family transcriptional regulator, which yields MELESGRPRHEQISDYLREQIETGVYEVDEKLPSEKQLGTTFDVSRVTVRRALQTLEHEGYIYRRQGLGSFVEERHETQGLVRLTDFAQDMAQAGLEASSRVTHFEPEKVPGYVASRLDQDLDARLVRLDRLRLGDGAPIAFDRTWMPAFYASLLDGHDLEHETIYGILEQDYDIPITRGHYRITAANAPDDVASHLDVSPGTAVLVIERTSCSRGGKYVYFQRRYYRSDRVAYELELERAEDDTAHAGMPLRDFEPVFDASVQDDPSDESSSN from the coding sequence ATGGAACTTGAATCCGGACGTCCTCGCCATGAACAAATCAGCGATTACCTTCGCGAGCAAATCGAAACCGGGGTGTACGAGGTCGACGAGAAGTTACCCTCCGAAAAGCAACTGGGCACCACCTTCGATGTCAGCCGCGTGACGGTTCGTCGAGCCCTGCAGACGCTGGAGCACGAGGGATATATCTACCGGAGGCAGGGGCTCGGATCCTTCGTCGAAGAACGTCACGAGACGCAGGGGCTCGTTCGCCTGACAGATTTTGCGCAGGACATGGCGCAGGCGGGGCTGGAGGCGTCGTCTCGCGTCACGCACTTCGAGCCGGAGAAGGTGCCAGGGTATGTTGCATCACGGCTAGACCAGGATCTGGACGCACGACTGGTTCGACTCGACCGCCTTCGTCTCGGCGACGGAGCGCCCATCGCATTCGACCGTACGTGGATGCCGGCGTTTTACGCGTCGCTTCTCGATGGACATGACCTCGAGCATGAAACCATCTACGGGATCCTGGAGCAGGACTACGACATCCCAATCACGCGGGGGCATTATCGCATTACCGCTGCCAACGCACCGGACGATGTCGCGTCTCACCTCGACGTGTCTCCCGGAACCGCGGTTCTCGTTATTGAGCGCACCTCCTGCTCTCGAGGCGGCAAGTATGTGTACTTTCAGCGCCGTTACTATCGCAGCGACCGCGTAGCCTACGAACTGGAGCTTGAGCGTGCCGAGGACGATACCGCCCACGCCGGCATGCCGCTGCGGGACTTCGAACCTGTTTTTGACGCCAGCGTCCAGGACGATCCATCCGATGAATCATCCAGTAACTGA